In Neoarius graeffei isolate fNeoGra1 chromosome 19, fNeoGra1.pri, whole genome shotgun sequence, the sequence aaacagggtcaaaaccaataAAGCGATataaaaatacaaggcttggaaacgtcagacgcagggtacagagtgtccacttcacaaagtctgtgtgttactgaccctgtgtccaaaatcactcactactcactctatagtggactatataatgagttcaccattttgtaacACTGTCCGaaggtatagtgagaattattacaccctagatcaggggtgtccaaactgatccataaagggccgtgtggctgcacgttttcattccagccatgcagcagcacacctgacttggctcattcaatcaaccgaactgtcttcacacagtcaaatacttgcagccacacccacccttgattaaagggtgggtgtgtcagttgattgaataagccaaatcaggtgtgctgctgcatggctggaatgaaaacctgcagccacacggccctttatggatcagtttggacacccctgccctaGATAGTGGACTCataaccctgtgtccaaaatcgctcactcgttcactactccctactccctatatagggaattactactgtatatagaggactatatagtgagctcattggtaaaatgaaaaaacacttttggacactagtccgtcgcggcggtatttacgtcattactgtcgcacaattaaaacgtgccagatcagtcggctggtaggtttcaaaataataaatacatgcatgcgtttttgtgataaatccatattatactgagcgcatttcccacattaatcaatacaaagtccctgcagctttcagttctttttaaaatcaaggctgaatactttcttctttgccgctgccttttattaaatcacatttgagattttttatttgatttctttcagcacgaccgcaatgcatgatgggatatattgctttggttagtgaccatcgttgtacactacttttcgtgatgcattgtgggattctttgagtgcactatatagggtgtaaataatcctcactaaggttttggacagtgctacaaaatggcgtcctcactatatagtgccctatatagtgagtagggagcgatttcagacacagggatagtatcccacaatgcatcgtgaaaagtagtgaacaaccgatgggcactaaccaagcaatatataacatcatgcattgcggtcacattGAAAGAAAAATAGCAGACGACATTAGTCATCATAGTATGTTGGGGTgaacggacggaggaagaaacacattataaagggATATTCGAATCCAGTTAAAAATagcaagagaatagaaaataagctaaaatagaatcagacagataaaatacaagaataaaagttccagtgcagagcgaggaattaatcaaaagcctcaaatttgatttaataaaaggcagcggcaaagaagaaagaaaggattcagccttgatttaaaagaactgaaagatgcagcagacacaaagtactttgtatttattaatatgggaaatatgctcagtataatatggatttattacaaaAATTTTATCacgtgtgtatttattattttgaaaatccaccagccAACCGATCTGACACATTTTACTTGtgagacagtaatgacgtaaataacgacgCGCTGGAGtaatgtccgaaagtgttttttttcccctcattttaccagtgagctcactatatagtcctagatatagaattccctagatagtgagtgagtgagtgagtgagtgagtgagtgagtgagtgagtgagtgatttcggacacagcttgAGAGTCCTGTTATGCatgcgctgtgattgtgctctaatcaggaacaggtgcatggtaattagtcctaatggtgctgtgcaTGCATTATGTGCTGCGCGCTCTGAGTGCCGACACGCGTGGACGTGACAACAGGCTTTTTCTCCACAGTAAAACAGGAACTATGATAATTTGGGGTAAAGTTTGGTGACATTCCCTTGGCTGGTTGTAGAGATAAATTATCATGAATATCAACTTATTTTCCATTTCAGTCGATCACAAACAGTGAATTTCTCTGCAATCTGGAAATCCCAAGGTTCCACAGGGTCTCCAGCTCAGAGCCATCAGGTTATGTAGAAACAGTAGCGATTCACGGGTGCCAagcactagagccctgcactcccgcgggagtcccgcgggactcgcgggacccgctgcaaagcagtgcggcgcgggacaaattttgaaagctcattgcgggagcaggagtgcacatatgtgggcgtgggcgggagcgggagtgcacatatgcgggcgcaggcgggagcggtgataagctgcagtcccgctaactaaaaacgtgtttaaaataaaatttataaattattaatttatgtccatcatatataatttgtgctggatattttatttggcattaataaaaacattttaagatgcctaaatttgcagagagagtcagattgccagattgagtgaggaatgccatcttaaatttgccattgatcaccctaacaggcaatcctttgatcactctaatgacttgccattcacacccagcctccagtgacccacactaacatgatgcctcaatgacaccttagatgagctggtcatcagaattctgattctgatccaggagaggataaataactctcgtacgtttccgattcctttcctcttccgtgtttgagatctccgatcatggcagaagagcagagctcctctactgaagctcacagtgcttcaaaagtaagtgctgctttaaaaagaggtacatttaccgttaaaaagtcaagagtcctgaaatcggacattttagttagaaatgctttacaaatgtaaattgggttagcctaatgttttgtctggctgaacaataaatataccgaatttccacttggaattacgtgctcgcctgtctttttttattgtttattattattattattagagacactgacgaaggcaacagccgaaacgtttgtctccttctgctgctaaaaacaactgaaaagaaatgtaactaaaagaataagttcaagagtgcaaTCCagctctcctttcacactaattattcataggagacgcaccatgGGAGAACGcatacttaaagtgctgatgacacgtttttgacatctttggcgatgttttataacataaaaagtaattcccgatgatccatatattaattcatgaaggcgcctattttacaagttatgataaaaaacgcggctatttgggcaaatttgacggggctgcagcacccaggagacgaaagaggaggaggagctatatgacgtcagcgaaagaaccttcctcctaacttaccagtttgttgttgatgcgacaggtgttcagtttgtcattattagtattattattatacattattatatatatatatatatatatatatatatatatatatatatatatatatatatagttattatgccttcgcgttgtgttgccggcttttgctccaaaacccacaaggatgggataagtttattcaagtttcccagagatcccgagctgcatgcgaagtgggtgaagcaagtcaggcgcactcgtgacaagtgggagccctcaccaacatccgtcctgtgctctgaacacttcgatttggattgttttgacacccttcccagcttaaaagaatctcttgggtgttcagttcagcacaaacgtgtgttactaccatcagcagtgcctacacagtgttgccagattgggagattccccgcccagttgagcggtttcaagtgcattttggtgggttttgaacatattttgggctggaaaacgtcagcagtatctgataCTGCtgcagttttccagcccaaaatatgttcaaaacccatcaaaatgcacttgaaaccgcccaactgggcgggattcctcccaatctggcaacactgccagtattccggagggagtctactagtagctatgccggatccaaagacagtcctcctgtcagaacatgtgttgtgaaacgacataagataaaggtacgtagagctatagattctacatgataatcataaatgtaatcataaagtcggcatgatatcagtcatgtatttgcttgtgaaagcttgcggctttcatgtaactgccgcctagcaacgagaggcaaagggtaaagaggggaggctatcatagattctattcggaagagatcaacacaattctagactcccagaagaggaagagctagcactagagagttcacccgcgttttcatgcgccatttccattgagtagaaccagagtagaacagccagtgaaccgcagcgtgttctcccgctgacgtcacaacatggccgcgagccacggacccagttttcttgcgctgtgcaattaaaagttggatattcacgtaacaacagcttcttttcacgtaattataccagaaatctaacatgtttgccatcttgtatagtttatttaagaaattgcatagagtcatgttcgtgtcatcagccctttaaatgattagcctacttaaataattattattattaggtctacatgctgccatttcaaaataataataaataataacaaacgtgaacgtgagctgtagatatttatgctcaaatccactcaaagtagggggcggggcaccatcacgctgtgtcaagacaagaactttatgagaaataacgcaaacgtctgcatcatgcgggatttgcgggcgggagcgggacaaaatatggcgggtgggagcgggactgaaaatcataattctttgtgggcgggagcgggactgcacaatgcgggcgcgagcgggagcgggactgcacaatgcaggtgcgggactgaaaaatccgacccgcgcagacctctaccaagCACCCAGAACTTATTTGAGACATTTCATTCGAAAGTCTGCGAGCTCCGTGGCAGTGGTGTCTGTAAGAATCTTTTTTTGCTCCCATGAATCTGGAACGATTGACAGTTGCGCAAGTGAACTGAAAACTCAGATATGAACGGACAGACCTCGTTAGCCTCGCCTCCTTCCACCATCTTCTATGCTGTTGTGGCTTTTTTGCTTTCTGCTACAGAAATTGGAGAACATTTCGATTTCATGAAAGTGGAATAAAATCGTTTGACTATGCTAACATTCCACACGTGTAAAGTTAACTTTAGTTAACAGTATTTATCAAGGATGTTACCGGAAAGTTGAAGAAATGGAGACATAATTCTTCCAAGTCCAGAAACGAGCTATACGCAGAACTCCATACGATAAAGAAGAGCAATAGCATAGAACAGTCTGTCTAGGAAGGAATCAATGGTCAATAACTCCAACGAATTCAAGCGTTTACGAGTGAAATTTGACATTAGCAGAATAAACTTTAATCCTGTTGTAGCTGTAACTAAACACAAAGaccatagttatgcatactattaattaatttaatgtttccaaacctgtcattgcttcactcttgaatattttctatcattaaaaatcttataatctctgttttccaaagaaatggatctggttaagatctgttcagtactttgggagtaacggcaggttgaagtcggtacaacagagtaaaaactctgctcgcgggacgtcgggaaactgctggtgcttttctttttgagtcacgggaaagcggtcaggctctctctctctctctctctctctcttttctgatcggtttcccactggattactcgtcaatatcaatcagatcacttttatttatagggatgttctctcgctctcactgtttctgatgaaggattcagcaaaattttccgtctgctagttttgatgttatgattcacgggagactttgaagtgagttttcatagctttacctacttatttttttttatcaaactgattcctgtaaataaataactattttagaatataactgtagctgttttgatgaaaaatattgagatcctaGTGGTCGGAGTGAGATtttaaaaaccagaagtcagaaacgcaagcgtcgatttcagttcagttaatgcgaattgtttattggatgcggatcagacagttttttcgaggttcgccttgaaagctgtgaatattaatcgaaataatcatttatattctttcatataaacactattcGGCCCTACTgataaatacaaaggcctacagagcataaagaggggattagaaataatcttttattacttttttattgagtatactgatttaatgtttttacctcaatcgcataattaatactaatgtaGATTCTAATTTGCGTATttgttttttactaatttttcgaactttgtattcagtatacaaccatctatgtgctgccaatttctgtgtaaatatcttgaaaaatagaaaagttattaagaaaaagcatttgatctcattggttaatgaggcccattttggaccatgtgaccctcagacagaatattacggccgttttctaaaaattacgccgtttcttcaatctctgatttgtaatatctcaagaacggataaacatatcttaattctgtaaaaagtatgttgttctgcattcagttctaaattcaatgagagcagtttcaagtgattttgaattttcacctgatatgcctattttTATATTCTTTACTGCGCATTACGAATTATTATTAATTGCTGCTAATATTATGACACCATCCCCAACTCTGACCCTCCTTTACCCTCCACCTGAAATGGTGGAAATGCTCGGCTGTCAGTTCAGGACGATTAAATCGTTTATCGCGATATTTTAAAATGGTAGCTTGtgagcaggagaaaaaaaaagtcagtatcGGACAAACCAATCCAAAACATCATCTGTCAGTGATGGTACATTTATAACAACATTAATTTCATGGAAGAATGTAGAAATCAAAATATCTACTGACAGATTAATACAGCAGGCATAAAATAAGCCTTTAAAACAATAATTGTATAAAATGTAGTGTGTAATCCTCGTACCGGGACTGTTTGAAGTCTGCTGTGAGCTGTAAGGATTTATTAAGAATTGTACGTAAAGTTTTTGGCGTGCTTGTTGCACATGGAGCTTTATATAACAGATCACCGCCTCATGGCCAGATCTGATGAATCCAGTCCTGGGACAGTGTGAcactcgctgtgtgtgtgtgtgtgtgtgtgcgtgtgtgtgcgtgcgaggGCAGTAGATTATGGCACTGGTATTAAATCCCCAGTTTACTTTGTGTCCATGGACGTGCTGACTTTGGACTATTGATCTCATTCTTCTCTCGTCTCTCTACACAGACGTTGTTGTGTTTCGTTTTTGTCTCGCTCTGGAtttcgacaaaatcatttctcatGTCCGTGTTAATAACATCAATAACACATCATATAACGATAACTAACAACAAAAAACAAGCCATGTAGGGTGCTGGAATATGATGATAATATAATATTTATTATACACACCTCATCCAGGATAGAAAGGAGGCTCCAGCGAGATCTCGAATGCTTTCTGGATATTTTGATTGTCCTGAACGTGCctcttgtgttgtgttgtgtgtctGACAGGAGCACCAGGGATGACCCTGTGTAGCCGGTGGCGAGCCGCTGTCGCTGTGGGTGTGACCGCTGTGGTCCTGGCAGGACTGGGAGCCGCAATCTGGGCCCTGGGTGAGTCCTGCTGCCGTGGTCTCTGGGAAATGTGTGTTAAATAAGGAATAACGTAacactgtgtgttgtgtgtgctgTTGGACGAAAATAACAAACCACAGAGTGAGGTGAAGATGAAGAGTTACTCTTACCTTCCTGGATTATTTGTTTGTTATtcgtacattttttaaaaatgcagttTGACGTGTCCTcgaagcgtaaactcctctgtcgaAATCTTACAGTTCCAGCTTCAACTCTGACTGTTAGAcatcactgacactggagactccttatagAAATcttacataaaataaaataaatcaatttCTCCTTAATGAAAACATCaccgtatttaacagttattccacaaaatcgagtcgtacatgagctgatagcgctataagccatgtacgacgagattgagtggaataactgttttattctctccacattcactggattttgagaaatggagcattttttatttttatttttctgcaaattcgatcaataaaacctttatacaaaacgtcagacaaaatcatttccacttagaatgtaaacaaaccggcgaaacgacaggagcgatttgtgaaaaatgcgataataataataataagtcaagtcaactttattgtcaaatatgctctacatgctcgacatacagcacagatgaaatttcagtcctctctgacccacggtgcaaacaggcaatgcaataaataaaaataaaaatagaataattgaaaaaacaaacaaacaataaaaaacagtataaacactctagataggaactagacatagactaaacactcagacaaacaatataaacagtataaataaacagtataaacataataataataataataataattattattgaaaaattaaaaatgaaaaaagatatggtcttaccatcaaatacttttattccatatttagttgcttttttgtgtattttttgcgGTTCtgatttcaagtagagtttttatctcgtcctcggttggttcagcaacacgctccgccattttgcttttctctactcgcggtatatgagctgatatcctagtagtagagtagccaatcagagtgcacgatttctcatatccagtgaatgtggatagaataacaacgATTATACGTTTCTTTCTTCAGGCTTTTAAATCCATGAACAAACTCTTGTCCCTCTGCAAACAACATTACTGTATTAAATCGAATAAAGTCTCAAGACCCCgactgtgtgttttgttttgcagCGACGTACATCAAGACTTCAGAGGACATGGGTTTATATGACGGTAAGATAATAATAGAACAAAATTGTACACCTGAAGTTTTCCACATTTTATAATCATATCTGATCTTTAACTTTGCCCTTTGCACATTTACTTCTCGCTACAGTGCAGGTGAGCGTGGCGGACCAGAGACTGCGGGTGTTTGACTCCGCCCAGCGGCGGTGGAGACACGTCTGCTCGTCCAGTGCCAATCAGCTGCTCGCCGCCATCAGCTGTGAAGAGATGGGCTTCATCAGGTAACCAGTGGAGAAAATTGTTACTGAAGCAAATAGAGAAAAAGAACAATGTTGGAGAAAATGGACAAAAAATAAACTcacttgggttttttgtttgtttgttttgttgtttttgcaCATTCCTTTCACAGGGCAATAAATTTCTCGGTCACGTGCGCTCCCGACAGCGGCAGCAGCAACCACGAGTACTTCTGCGTCAAAGAGAGCGAGTTAACCTACGGCAAGAAGATCGGCACGGTGCTGTATCCGTGGTGAGGCTGCACCCGGGCTGGGTGACATGACGATCATATCAATACCTTGATAAATTACATCGCAATACAATTTTATTCATTATCACACATGTTGTTAATCATTTTATTTGATATTTTCAGACTTTTcagctttttcttcttcttcttcttcggtcTTTTAAATTTTTTAGATGTTAAAGAAAGTATCTTTAAACTATATTTCGAAATATTTTTCTTAAATGCTGTGCTGTTGTGCTGGAACGTTCTCAATAAACCTGAATTAACTCGATGTTTGATTGATTTGTCCTGAGcttaaaaaactgtacaaaaaacaaacaataagcaTTTTTTTAGATACTAAATTAAACTTTCATTGAAAGCTCGTTCATTtttcagttttatatatatatatatatatattttttttttaatgaaatttgaCAGTTTCTTGGCAAACCTCATTATCATGAAACACACTGTATGTGATATCACGATTGCTGGAAAAGATTTATCTGATATCATTGCCCATTTCTACACGAgactgtttataaaaaaaaagatcataATCGAATCCCTTCTTCTGAATGAATGAATCACTGAGTAAAAGATTCTGATCATTTTAATGCACTGAACTGAAACGATTCGAATCGCTTCAAAGAATCGTTTTGTAACACTGACCTGTCTGTCTTTCAGTAAATGTGAAAAAGGGCAGATTGTTCAAGTGCTTTGTCAAGGTAAGATCGAATTCCGGACACTACAGTGTGTATGGCATTGTGTTATATCTTGGATATAAAAATGGACACTCATGAGAGTGGTGTAAACGAATTTCTCAGTGTTTTGTCGTGTCGGGGTGCAGATTGTGGGCGGCGGATGCTTCCCGAGGAGCGGATTGTCGGAGGTGTGGATGCGCGACAGGGCTCGTGGCCGTGGCAGGTCAGTCTGCAGTACGACGGCGTTCACCAGTGTGGAGGATCCATCATCTCAGACCGCTGGATCATCAGTGCTGCACACTGCTTCCCTGAGTGAGCCATGCCCACTAATATCATGGATGCAATAAGGAATAAACCacgttattctatctacattcactggatatgagcaatcgtgccctctgattggctactctactactaggatatcagctatctcctataccatgagtagagaaaaacaaaatggtggagtgtattactgaaccaaccgaggacgaaataaaaactctactcgaaaacaaaacccaaaaaatatttaaaaaacaacaaattatggaataaaagtatttgatggtaagaatgtttatttgtttatctatttaatttttcaagaattattattttattaacacatttttcacaaattgctcctgtcattttcgccggtttctttacattctaagcagaaattattttgtctgacattttgtgtaaagtttttatttatcaaatttgcaaaaaaaataaaaatgctccatttctcaaaatccagtgaatgtggatagaataaaacagttattccactcaatcttgtcgtacacggattatagacaactcagtgctacgtgcctcatcggctattcgtcgatttcgtggaataattgttttatatgTTGTGCTGTTCGAGTAAAATAATCACCGACATGCTGGTGTGATGAAACAGAGTGACTCTTACTGCtttgaagttgattatttgaaAGTAAAATAAACGTGTTTGGGGTTTATCTGGTCACTTTTTGTGACCCACACTGACACTTTACGTTTGTGTGTAATCAGGAGATATCGTCACGTGTCGAGGTGGAGGGTTCTGATGGGCTCCATCTACAACACGCCCATCCATAAGAACGTGGTGATCGCGGAGGTGAAGACGGTGGTTTATCACAGCAGTTACCTGCCCTTCGTCGACGCCAACATCGATGATAACAGCCGCGATATCGCCGTGCTGTCTCTCACAAAGCCTCTACAGTTCACTGGTGAGTCGCGAACCTGAGTCAGAAAATGCTACACACATCTGTACTGCATCACAAGGATGAGATTCCATCcgtctatccatccattcatccgtccatccatccattcatccattagctACAACACTTattcatcagggtcatgggggaaactggagccaatcacgtctgacttcaggtgagaggcggggttcaccatgGACAGGTCGCTAATCTATCGCAGAGCTATGCAAAGACGAACAACTAATGATTCACGCTCACATTTACACGTATGGACAGTTTAGAGCAGCAGGTTGATCTaattcacatgtctttggactgtgggaggaaaccggagcacccggagtaaactcactcagaatcaaactggaatcgggtgagaactgagagaggagataaaattctagtgagaggacTGGAAAATTCGTTAGTTTGACCTAATTACCAACTTGTtgccaaaaaatttgacaaaacaacggatttcagttctgattgttttatttgaaagaaataGTCCTTCTGCACAaaccttggtcattgtattgtcaaattttttgcgattgaactgctaattaggtcactgtggcagcgggggcgtggtcaagcgccggtctgtgacaggagggcggagtcagggaaggtaagtggcagaatcactacacctgatgtcaattaacctgtgtttgtgtgtgtcttcccagtgaccgcgccctacttaaggagggagagcgaaagcagaggagctcatccccgaaccagacgccggttgtgtgtgtgtgtcggtttAGTCtaagagttgttcactgaaaagtgtggcaataaaaatccTGTTGCCGAACCTGatgtctgtcctgccgtcctctgtgctccacccacccatacaaactgttacagtggtgccgaaacccgggatctggagcgcagcagctgaacagccccatggagtcctccccgttcgccgaactggtccacgccctcgccatggcccagcaaagccagcaccaggcgctagtcaccctccaaaaggagcaggaacagcggttcgaggccctggtgctggcccagcaagaagatcgtcaggcgttccagcacatcctcgcgtcggcggggtccaccagcgctcccaccgcgggcccgtcccccctcaccctaaccaagatggccccgcaggacgaccctgaggcattcatcacgctcttcgagcaagtcacggagacctcggggtggccgatggagcagcgcgcggcgcgccttatccccgtgctaacgggagaggcacagctggccgcactacagctccctgccgaccgccagctggcctacgcagacctccgccgggccgtcctccagcgtgtggggcgcactccTGAGCAGCagtgtcagcgcttccgcgctttgcgcttggaggaagtcggctggccgtttgcgtttggccagcaactccgggacgcctgctggtggtggttgagggagggccgacaaccgcgacgccgaggggatcatcgaccaggtggtactggagcaattcgtcgcacgcttgccagcaggaaccgcggagtgggtccagtgccaccgcccggcatcgctggatcaggcaatcgagctggcggaggaccatatggcgtctgtcctggcggcaggacagcagacagcctcttctctcctctcctcttctctctctgtctctccctctcctcctgtgtcttgccctcgccccattcccccaccgcggaggcgggggtcgGCGCCACCggtgccggcccaccgcacccacggtgccctcctgtttctcccttctgtgtctgtctctcccccccctcaggtgagtgagccccagaacaccggtgcagagaggaagcccgggctggtttgctggcgctacggagagccgggccacctccaacaacagtgcacggtaatggaggtgggcgcggtggttcggatccccgacgcgccaggagccgcccttgatcgggccgga encodes:
- the hpn gene encoding serine protease hepsin, whose amino-acid sequence is MGLYDVQVSVADQRLRVFDSAQRRWRHVCSSSANQLLAAISCEEMGFIRAINFSVTCAPDSGSSNHEYFCVKESELTYGKKIGTVLYPCKCEKGQIVQVLCQDCGRRMLPEERIVGGVDARQGSWPWQVSLQYDGVHQCGGSIISDRWIISAAHCFPERYRHVSRWRVLMGSIYNTPIHKNVVIAEVKTVVYHSSYLPFVDANIDDNSRDIAVLSLTKPLQFTDYIQPVCLPTYGQRLVDGQIGTVTGWGNVEYYGTQATILQEAHIPIINDAVCNAPDYYDNQVTTTMFCAGYEKGGTDSCQGDSGGPFVAADCLSKTSRYRLLGVVSWGTGCAMAKKPGVYTRVTRFLPWISSAMRTYENSPGVHKMARVATA